In Deltaproteobacteria bacterium, the genomic window GTATGGTTGGACCCGGAACGCACGTCTCCTTATGAGTATTACCAGTACTGGATCAACCAAAGCGACCAGGACGTTGAACGATTCCTGCGGCTTTTCACCTTTCTCCCGATAGACGAGATCCGCCGGTTGGCGGCCCTCGAGGGGGATGAGATACGGTACGCCAAGGAGATACTGGCATACGAGGCGACCAAACTGTGCCACGGGGAAGAAGAGGCGGAGAAATGCAGGACAGCGGCCAGGCAACTTTTCGGGGGAGAGAGGGCCAGCCTTTCGGATTCGGTCCCTAGCCTTGAACTGGGCGAGCCGGAACTCGAGCAAGGGATCCCCGCCTATATCCTTTTCGAGAAGGCGGGGCTCTGTAAAACGAGGGGTGAGGCCCGGCGTTTGATCGCCCAGGGTGGAGGTTATGTCAACGGTAAACGAATCGATTCCTTTGATCGTATCATCGACGTCCGGGATTTTGATCAGGACGTCCTATTGCTGAGAGCGGGGAAAAAACGCTATGTCCGGATCATCGCCCGCTGATCCCACCAAGGGGCCCGGAGTTACGGACACCGAGGGGGACAAGAAAGAAAAAAAAGGCATCCTCGAGGAGGGTAACCTGGTGGAGGGTGACCTGGATTTCGAACAGGTCTTCCAGGGTGATCTGCGGCCCGTCCTCCAGGATGACCAGAGGGCGCTTGTACCCTATGATCCTCTCCAGCTCTACCTGCTGGAGATCAAGAACTACCGGTTGCTCACGCGGGAAGAAGAACGTGAGCTGGCGATACGGTTCCGGGAAAAGAACGATCAAAGGGCGGCTTACATACTTGTCACCTCCAACTTGCGCCTGGTGGTGAAGATCGCCATGGATTTTCATCGTTACTGGACCCGGAGCCTGATGGACCTGATTCAGGAGGGGAACGTCGGGCTCTTGCAGGCCGTGCGAAAGTTTGATCCCTATCGCGGGATCAAATTCTCCTATTACGCCTCCTTCTGGATCAAGGCCTATATGCTGAAATTCATCATGGAAAACTGGAAACTGGTGAAGATCGGCACGACCCAGACCCAGAGAAAACTGTTCTTCAACCTGGCCAAGGAAAGGGACAAGCTGATTTCTCAA contains:
- a CDS encoding RNA polymerase factor sigma-32; protein product: MSGSSPADPTKGPGVTDTEGDKKEKKGILEEGNLVEGDLDFEQVFQGDLRPVLQDDQRALVPYDPLQLYLLEIKNYRLLTREEERELAIRFREKNDQRAAYILVTSNLRLVVKIAMDFHRYWTRSLMDLIQEGNVGLLQAVRKFDPYRGIKFSYYASFWIKAYMLKFIMENWKLVKIGTTQTQRKLFFNLAKERDKLISQGFNPEPRLLAERLDVKEKEVEEMSQRLGSGDVSLSAPVGENGREVYGSFLPDPGEAVDEKIAEEESRRLLLEKLEEYRKRLSGKELDIFDNRIMAENPMTLQELGDKYHISRERVRQIQEKIVKDIKKWLTDEIPDFEENYANFIK